A segment of the Lodderomyces beijingensis strain CBS 14171 genome assembly, chromosome: 1 genome:
ATCTTGAGTAGCGGTATGGTGGTTGGCTCGCACACGACTGGCCCTgcttccaccaccaccaccaccaccattaaaaaaaaaaaaaaaaaaaaattcgtAGTCCAAGATCTCTTCAACTgaatcaaaaaacaaactgATCAGAGACCAGTTCGAACCCCTGAGCCCAGTTAGAGCCTAGCTAGAGCACATGTTTCGGTCGACACTAGCGCCCATGCTGGCTCTCAAGAGGAGCTTGGCCACTTCACTGAGGCTACTCAACGAAGAACTAACCAAAGCATCCTCCAAGAAGATCGACAACCACTTGAactttttaaaaaaatactACTCGCCCGAGTTGTTAGAGAGCATCAAGATCACCGAATCGCTAGTTGAACCAAAAGAATatctcaatttgaaaagcagAGGCGTCAAGAGCCGCTCCAGTGTGCCGCCAAAAGAAGTCCACCGCGATTACTCCAAGACCGATCCCGAATGGCAAGAACCCATCTTGTACCCAAATCAAGGTTTAGGTAGAGTTCCATATCCGCCAATTCCGCAAGTGTACAGCCCAGATAGAGACGATTTGAGGATCCGGTTCACTGACGCACCGCGTGGGCCCCATGACCTGGCGCAATCTGCCACGGCCATCAAGACACCGCGCGAAATCTCCCGCGGGATCAGCGAATTGACGGGGTTGAATGAACGGTATATAAGGAATCTTTACGTGCGAccattggtgatgaagcGCGTTTCGCTCAAGACCGCCAAGGGCAACATCCCCAACTTCTTCGTCATGAGCATCGCGGGAGACCGAAACGGGATGATTGGGTTGGGCATCGGCAAATCGAGAGATGGGATCCGCACCGCTGCGACAAAGGCCCACTGGGCCGCTGCTAAAAACTTGAAAGCCATCAAACGGTACGATAACCGCACCATTTTGCAAGCTTTCAATAAGAAGTTCCACGCTTGCAGGTTAAAGTTTAGTCCCGCGCCCATTGGGTTTGGATTGAGATGCAATAGAATTGTGTTTGAAATCTGCCAAGCGGCCGGCATCAAGGACTTACGAGGCAAGATTCATAAACTGAGAAACCCCATGATTGTTGCTCAGGGTTTTGTAGAGGCATTGCAAGAACAGAGGTCGATTGAAGAGTTGGCTTTGAACCGTGGAAAGAAGATTGTTGAGTTGAGAAAAGTGTATTATTCTCAGTAAAGCACTTGTTTTGACTCActtgtatatatacataaCTCATGTAAATGACAACTTTCGCATTTATTTGGGGGAAAGCTGCCATCTTCTTGTCTCTGTGTGGTATTGGTTGTGACGTATACCCTGTTGTCGCGTGCCATATTCTTGCCAGCGGCTGAACGTCGCAGAAAATTATCACAGACCTCCCACTCCAAAACAGTTGAACTTTGTTATCTTTATCACtaacaaaaagagacacacacatatTCCACCCTAGATCAGCACAACTTCTTGCCCCTTGAGCTTCATAGAGATTGCCTACAACTTAGAAATCCACAGTTCCAACTTCTGCACATTTTGCTTGGGAGTTGAGTTGATACACTATCGTTTGGGCGAAAGAAATCATTTTCCCACTTCCCCCAGTTTGAAGTTGCCACCAAAGCTCCATCAaattctctttcttttttttctttaattttttgtttttttaatttaAGGACGGACGGACATACCACTGCTGATAGACTGGTCGAGCTCGCAACAGGATCATGGCCGTCGACACCACCTACTATGAGCTTCTCAACATTGAGACAACAGCCACGTCGCTtgagatcaaaaaggcaTACCGAAAAGCCGCCATCAGATTACACCCAGATAAGAACCCCGATGACCCCACGGCAGCTTCAAGGTTTCAAGAGATTGGCCAGGCGTACCAAGTCTTGAGCGACGACAACTTGAGGGCGAAGTATGACAAGTATGGCATTCAGGGGTCGATACCGCAAGAAGGATTTGAAGATCCTGCCGAGTTTTTCTCGATGATCTTTGGCGGGGAAGCTTTCAAGGATTGGATTGGCGAGTTGAGTTTACTCCAGGAGCTTTCCAAATCTGCTGAACTTTCCGGGTTGTCTGAAGAAGAGGGCAAAAAGACTGAAGCAAAGaatgaacaacaacgacaacaacaccaccaatatCAACACCAGAGTACAGATGATCTGGCTACGAGCGTGGAATCACACGATAGGCCTGCTACTAGCGGGTCGGAGAGGTTGTTCTTGGCCGATTCTGCGCACGATGAATCCAAATTGACCCATAAGgagcaagaggaaaaaaggaGGAAGGAAGAATTGGAGAAATTCGAAGAAGAGTGCAGGGTAAAGAAGATTGAGACGCGCAACGAGttggcaaaaaaattggtgGATAAGTTATCACTCATCACGGAAACCGATATGAAGGAAGATGTGGTGGAATCGTTCAaagccaagatcaagtacGAAGCCGAgtcgttgaaaatggagaGTTTCGGGTTGGAGATCTTGCATACGATTGGCCATGTATACAAGAGCAAATCCAagattttgttgaaaaaccagACTTTTTTCGGGTGGGGAGGATTGTGGTATTCTGTCAAAGAGAAGGGAGGTGTTGTCAAGGATACCTTTAGAGCCATTTCGGCTGCCTTGGATGCCCAGCGGACCATGGAAGAGTACTCGCAAATGCAATTGGACAACGAGTATCATGCTAAGAAGGAGGCCGAggaagaaattgcaaaaaagaatgcCGATGCtgaaaagtcaaagttggaGGAAGAATTGGAGAATTtaaagaagcagcagcagcagcagcagcaagaggAAGCAGGCGCTGGAGCTGCAGCTAGAGTTGGGgttggagctggagctgagGCGGCCACTGCAACGGCAGAGAGTCTGAGTGCTCAAACTACAACCAAGGATgggaagaaagaagttgaaccaaCAAAACACACTGCTGAAGATTTAGCAGAcatggaaaagtttttgctAGCGAAAGTGTTGAATGCCGCATGGAATGGATCAAAATTCGAAATCCAAGGAACATTGCGTGCCGTGTGTGATTTAGTGCTAGACGATGAGGAAGTCCCACTAGAGAAACGAGTCGCCAGGGCGCAGGCCATGAGACTTGTTGGACAGGTTTTCTCGTCAATCACTCGCACCGAGgctgaagatgaagaagcgCGAGTATTTGAAGAATTGGTTGCCGAGGCTAGCAAGAAacgggagaagaagaagaagaagccaaaGGCTGAGGAAGGCAATAACtagagagatagagagTGAGAGATATATATAGAAACGATGCCAGGAAAAATGGGAAATTCTAATGGACAGCTACGGCCAATGTAACcatttttgttgatgaaatttttctttttcttgacccacaccccccccccccccctatTGTGGTTGGCATACATTGTCTATGCGACCAAAAGGGAAAGCGCAATCTTGACTCTTGAAGGGCTGAATTCTCTGGTCAAGCCATTGCCAGTTCTCTAAGATTGACTAACATGGATTACAACTAATCATCCTGATTTGGTCTTGCAGAGCTAATCATATCCGATGAATGTAGACACATTATCgcacttgaaaaaaaaaaaaaccccccctcCACTCATGACAGAATGCagtgataaaaaaaatcatcacTTTGCATTCAGTTGGCAACGAACCTCAAGAACTGGTGAGGTATAACTTCAATCACAGTTTTTAGAATCATCGTTTTTGATAAGAATTTCGTTTTAAAAATGGCTAAATTAGAAGCGAGTACATCGAGACTAATTCAAGAAATTAGTTTGAAATCACCCGAGTTGGATCCATGCACGCGATCAAACTATTCTCAATTCCAAATCAACACTACCGAATTGAGATTATCGGTGGACTTTAAAACCAAGACCATACGTGGTGTCGTCACTTATAACCTATCATCGCATAAGGAGGCAGAGGAAGTCGTTTTAGATTGCAAAGATATCAGTGTTCATcgtgttgaagttgactcGTCACTAGTTGAATTCAAAATATCTGATGCCGTCCCGATTTATGGATCAGCGTTGCACATCCCGTTGAACCGTGACGATCTGACCggggagaaggaaaaagcaatggtggtgctgattgagtttgaaacCACCGACAAGTGTACCGCGATCCAATTCATCCAAGGAGACACGGGCCCCTATGTATTTTCGCAATGCCAAGCTATCCACGCCAGGACATTATTTCCCTGTTTCGATACACCAGCAGTGAAATCGCCGTATAAGTTCGTGGCAAAGTCGCCATACAAGGTCACCATGTCCGGCCGCCCCGTGGAATCATCGCCCACAAAAAGCGGAGCCAACACCTATACTTTCGATCAACCTATCCCGATTCCATCGTATTTAGTCTCCATCACATCGGGAAATCTACTCAAGGCGCCAATTGGACCACGGTCCGATGTATATAGCGAAGAGCCGCTTCTCGCGCAATGCCAATgggaatttgaaaaagatatGGAGGGCTTTTTGCAGATTGCCGagtcgttggtgtttgaatACGAGTGGCAGAGATTCGATTCCTTGGTTCTACCTTCGAGTTTCCCCTATGGCGGGATGGAAATCCCCAACATGACTCAATTGACCCCCACGTTGATCTGCGGGGATCGAAGCCAGGTCAAAGTCATGGCTCACGAATTGGCGCATTCGTGGTCGGGCAATTTGGTGACTAATTGCAGTTGGGAGCATTTCTGGTTGAATGAAGGCTGGACTGTTTATCTCGAGCGGAGGATCTTGGGCGCGATTGCCCGCAAGGAGGCGTTGGCTCAGGGTAACGCtagtgaagaagaagcaagtAGGTATGGGGAGCAAGTTAGACATTTCAACATGATTGGCGGATGGAATGCCCTAGTTGAAACATGCAACAACTTTGACCCTGTGTTTACGaaattggtggtggatttgCACGGCAAGGATCCAGACGATGCCTTTTCGCGGATCCCTTATGAGAAAgggttcttctttttataCTTTTTGGAGCAGAAATTGGGTGGGTTGAAGGAATTTGACCCGTTTGTCAAGTTTTATTTTGGTAAATTCAGGTACCAGTCATTGAACTCGGCACAATTTGTGCAAGCGTTGTATGAGTTTTATGAACCTTTGGGCAAGAAGAGTGTGTTGGATAGTATCGATTGGAACAAGCGGTTGTTTGAATCTGGTTTACCGGAAGAGCCCCAACTCGATACAAGTTTGGCTGATGAAGTTTTCGCTTATGGAGATAAATGGGTGGACTATGTTAAAttaggtggtggtggtggtgaaaagGGAAACGTTGACAGTGTCCCATTTAAAGATTCGGACATCGAGTCATTCCAAGGAGAACAAGTGATGCTACTCTTAGAATACCTATTTGGACAATTTAAACCAGTGAGTGTATCACCGCAGCTAATCAAGACTTTGCCACAGATATACCCCAGTTTAGCCAATAGTCAAAACGGCGAGATCAAGTCGCGGTGGAACGATATCTTGATCACTTATGGCCAATACACTCCAGAGGATTCGGTGGTGCAGGATTTCGCTGATTGGATTGGACGCACTGGCCGGATGAAGTATGCACGTCCCGGGTACAAACTACTTAAAAATGGGATTTCAAGAGATTATGCTGTAGATGTATTCAAACAACACGAGCTGTTTTATCATCCAATCTGTAAAACaatgattgaaaaagatttggACTTGGTTTAATGATTTATTCCAGCCTGTCtaccccttttttttttgaaagggTAGGGGTAAGAGGggcccaaaaaaaaaaggactcTAGACGTACACAAATTAGTATTCATCTTTAGAATAATACAgtcagaaaaaaaaattcaatgTACATGAGAAGCACTAGTGGTGGCTCTCCTGAGGACTAGCAGTCAGGAGTTGTTCAgaaggagcagcagcaacaggaGAAGTAccatcagcagcagtagcagcgGCGGGAGCAGGTGTCACATGAGCAACTTCTTTTCTAAACTTATCCAATCTTCTCTGATGATCCTGAATGAACTTAATCACCTTTTTCCGATTTTCTCTCAAGATTTCATTACCGTTGACATCAATGCCATCCAACTTCATCGTCTCCTTCAAGAGCATCTCGTCAAAGtatttgaacttgaaatcTTGTTCCTCGGGAGTTAGTCTCGCGTAATCCTCAACGTATTTATCGATATCGGGAACATAGTTCAACTCCACGAAATCCAAAATCTCCTGAATCTCCTTATTG
Coding sequences within it:
- a CDS encoding mitochondrial 37S ribosomal protein uS5m; translated protein: MFRSTLAPMSALKRSLATSSRLLNEELTKASSKKIDNHLNFLKKYYSPELLESIKITESLVEPKEYLNLKSRGVKSRSSVPPKEVHRDYSKTDPEWQEPILYPNQGLGRVPYPPIPQVYSPDRDDLRIRFTDAPRGPHDSAQSATAIKTPREISRGISELTGLNERYIRNLYVRPLVMKRVSLKTAKGNIPNFFVMSIAGDRNGMIGLGIGKSRDGIRTAATKAHWAAAKNLKAIKRYDNRTILQAFNKKFHACRLKFSPAPIGFGLRCNRIVFEICQAAGIKDLRGKIHKSRNPMIVAQGFVEALQEQRSIEELALNRGKKIVELRKVYYSQ